A single genomic interval of Pyrus communis chromosome 5, drPyrComm1.1, whole genome shotgun sequence harbors:
- the LOC137735558 gene encoding brassinosteroid-responsive RING protein 1-like, which translates to MGFPVGYTEVFILPNLFLHTLSLLGFIRNLIFALFHFLGLSEFLETDVVWPETRSHPPENPSASALLIREFLPVVKFRDVAGDPPERCAVCLYEFEVEDEIRCLTNCKHIFHRACLDGWMDHDQKTCPLCRMAFVPDEMSEEFNQRLWAASEIHQDYYSEYT; encoded by the coding sequence ATGGGTTTCCCAGTGGGATACACAGAGGTCTTCATCTTGCCCAACCTCTTTCTCCACACTCTTTCTCTCCTCGGTTTCATCCGAAACCTCATTTTCGCGCTCTTCCACTTTCTGGGTCTCTCCGAATTTCTCGAAACCGACGTTGTTTGGCCGGAGACCCGGTCCCACCCGCCGGAAAACCCATCCGCGTCGGCCCTCCTGATCCGGGAATTTCTCCCCGTCGTCAAATTCCGCGACGTAGCCGGAGACCCGCCGGAGAGATGCGCCGTTTGTCTGTACGAGTTCGAGGTGGAGGACGAGATCAGGTGCTTGACGAATTGCAAGCACATTTTTCACCGGGCGTGCTTGGACGGTTGGATGGACCACGACCAGAAGACCTGTCCGCTTTGTAGGATGGCCTTCGTGCCCGATGAGATGAGCGAGGAGTTTAATCAACGGCTCTGGGCCGCCTCCGAGATTCACCAAGATTATTACAGTGAGTACACATGA
- the LOC137734316 gene encoding uncharacterized protein, with amino-acid sequence MERFFKPKPIAPSTCSGSSSSRQNECDIDFNNLERDPGKRIRMKDYPSNIQDEVRRAYLQMGPCRPTKYEFPYTLHAKKKRRFVVSWFEEYDWLEYSISKDAAFCLHCYLFKINFSQLGSDAFTGVGFKKWKNARECFDKHVGPIGSFHNKAREAASYLMNQKTHIEAVVIKQSEEECMKYHLCLNASIDCTKFLLRQGLLFRGRDESVTSNNRGNYLELLQFLADHDEKIKEVVLENSPGNLKLIAPSIQKDIVNSCAFETIKAIMKEVKESKFFSIMVDESRDISTKEQMAVILRYVDNKGQVIERFVGVQHVTETTSSKLKESIDEFLKLHDLSYSNLRGQGYDGASNMRAKKNSDVAAFFTLTNSLVNVVGCSCKRRDALREKQQENLLKAIENDCLETGQGLNQETSLKRAGDTRWNSHYGALISLITMFSSVVDVLDMIVEDCYNDSAGEAKRLLKDLQSFEFVFLLFLMKSILGVTNDFSQALQKKDQEIVNAMALVKTCKEQLRCMRNDENFDLLVDKVSSFCVEHEIEVPNMDDLYVIQGKSLRKAPRKTNHHHYKVELFFEVIDFQLIELDDRFAEGNTELLICLACLSPNDSFVAFDKEKLVRLAHMYPKDFTDRDRSALQDQLDIYIHFVRYDNDFSQLRGIYELAKKMVEKGLHRTFAYVYLLVQLALVLPVATASVERAFSAMNIIKGPLRNKMGDQWLSDSLVVYIEKDVFSCIGNEAIMEHFQTMKPRRGRLN; translated from the exons atggaaagatttttcaagccaaagccaatagCACCATCTACTTGTTCGGGTAGTTCGAGCTCAAGACAAAATGAGTGTGACATTGATTTTAATAATCTTGAGAGAGACCCGGGAAAAAGAATTCGAATGAAGGACTATCCTTCTAATATTCAAGATGAGGTCCGCAGAGCATATTTGCAAATGGGACCTTGTAGGCCTACAAAGTATGAGTTCCCATACACTTTGCATGCAAAGAAAAAGCGACGATTTGTTGTTTCGTGGTTTGAAGAATATGATTGGTTGGAGTATAGTATATCTAAAGATGCGGCATTTTGTCTTCATTGCTATCTCTTTAAAATCAACTTTTCACAATTAGGAAGCGATGCCTTCACTGGGGTAGGCTTTAAGAAATGGAAGAATGCAAGAGAATGTTTTGACAAACATGTTGGTCCTATTGGTAGTTTCCACAATAAAGCTAGAGAAGCGGCTAGTTATCTAATGAACCAAAAGACACATATTGAAGCAGTTGTGATCAAACAATCAGAAGAAGAGTGTATGAAATATCATCTTTGCTTGAATGCATCAATAGATTGCACTAAGTTCTTGTTGCGACAAGGCCTTCTTTTTCGTGGCCGTGATGAAAGTGTCACTTCGAATAATAGGGGGAATTATTTAGAGCTCTTGCAATTCCTTGCAGATCATGATGAGAAAATAAAGGAAGTTGTGTTGGAAAATTCTCCGGGAAATCTCAAGCTAATAGCTCCTTCAATTCAAAAAGATATTGTCAATTCATGTGCCTTCGAAACTATTAAGGCTATTATGAAAGAAGTGAAAGAGAGTAAATTCTTTTCTATAATGGTAGATGAATCACGTGATATTTCAACAAAGGAGCAAATGGCGGTGATTTTGCGTTATGTGGACAACAAAGGTCAAGTAATTGAAAGGTTCGTGGGAGTCCAACATGTTACCGAAACAACTTCAAGTAAACTAAAGGAGTCCATTGATGAGTTCTTGAAACTACATGACTTGAGCTACTCCAACCTACGAGGTCAAGGTTATGATGGTGCGAGTAATATGAGAG CAAAGAAAAACTCCGATGTTGCCGCTTTTTTCACATTGACTAATAGTTTGGTAAATGTTGTTGGATGCTCATGTAAGCGTCGTGATGCACTTAGAGAGAAACAACAAGAAAATCTCTTGAAAGCTATTGAAAATGATTGTCTTGAAACGGGGCAAGGGTTAAATCAAGAAACTAGTCTCAAACGTGCTGGGGATACACGGTGGAATTCACATTATGGtgctttgattagtttgattacaATGTTCTCATCTGTGGTGGATGTGCTtgacatgattgttgaagattGCTACAATGATAGTGCTGGTGAAGCAAAGAGGTTATTAAAAGATTTacaatcttttgagtttgtgtTCCTCCTCTTTTTGATGAAATCCATATTAGGAGTTACAAACGATTTTTCACAAGCATtgcaaaaaaaagatcaagAGATTGTGAATGCAATGGCTTTAGTCAAGACATGTAAAGAACAACTACGTTGCATGaggaatgatgaaaattttgatcttttggttgataaagtATCATCTTTTTGTGTTGAACATGAAATTGAGGTGCCTAATATGGATGATTTATATGTCATTCAAGGGAAGTCATTGCGTAAGGCTCCAAGAAAGACCAATCATCATCATTACAAAGTGGAGCTCTTTTTCGAGGTCATTGATTTCCAACTTATAGAATTAGATGATCGCTTCGCTGAAGGTAATACCGAATTGCTTATTTGCTTGGCATGCTTGAGTCCAAATGATTCATTTGTAGCTTTTGATAAAGAGAAGCTTGTTCGCCTTGCTCACATGTATCCTAAAGATTTCACGGATCGAGATAGATCGGCACTTCAAGATCAACTTGATATTTACATTCATTTTGTGCGTTATGATAATGATTTTTCTCAATTGCGGGGAATTTATGAGCTTGCTaagaaaatggtggagaaaGGGTTGCATCGAACatttgcatatgtatatttGCTTGTTCAGTTGGCTTTGGTTTTACCGGTTGCAACTGCTTCAGTGGAGAGGGCATTTTCCgctatgaatatcattaagggtccacttcgcaacaaaatgggagatcaatggttgagtgacagcttagttgtttacattgagaaagatgttttttcatgtattggtaATGAAGCTATCATGGAACATTTTCAGACCATGAAACCTCGTCGTGGACGCttgaattag
- the LOC137734317 gene encoding uncharacterized protein produces MGIQDQVGKMQARQGYRNLWHADLMGTATTDSPYFCFACLCGPCVSYLLRKRALYNDMSRYTCCAGYMPCSGKFGERRCPQLCLLTEVCCCFASSVSSTRFLIQDEFNIQTTPCDNCIIGCMLCLNQLACICSLIACLTGSEELSDISSVLNCIADMVFCSVCACMQTQHKIELDKRDGKLGQPSVMAVPPMQQMSRIDQAVSPHAGYKHPHAGYPPPPTGYPNQPVGYPTPPAGYPNQPPGYPPAGYPNQHPGYPNQNAGYPNQHAGYGHHQPVGYMHPPAYGQPVYPPGPPPSAHPPPESGEFYNPGPPPPPPGYTPESASAPPYPPGPPPISHQEAYPQPSPLSRTGTDPPK; encoded by the exons ATGGGGATTCAAGACCAGGTGGGGAAAATGCAGGCCCGCCAGGGGTACCGGAATCTATGGCACGCCGATTTGATGGGAACCGCGACCACCGATAGTCCCT ACTTTTGCTTTGCATGTCTCTG TGGTCCGTGCGTTTCTTACCTGCTGCGCAAACGAGCTCTTTACAATGATATGTCAAG GTACACATGCTGTGCCGGATATATGCCATGCAGTGGAAAGTTTGGAGAAAGGCGTTGCCCTCAGCTGTGTCTTCTTACGGAG GTCTGCTGCTGCTTTGCAAGTTCAGTTTCCTCGACACGCTTTCTAATCCAAGATGAGTTCAATATTCAAACAACACCGTGCGACAATTGCATTATT GGATGTATGCTCTGCCTTAACCAACTTGCATGTATATGCTCCTTGATTGCTTGCTTAACTGGAAGCGAAGAGCTCTCAGATATTTCCAGTGTGTTGAACTGTATAGCTGACATGGTGTTCTGCTC ggTCTGTGCTTGCATGCAG ACCCAGCACAAGATTGAACTGGACAAAAGGGATGGCAAGCTTGGTCAACCAAGCGTGATGGCAGTTCCTCCGATGCAGCAGATGTCACGGATTGATCAGGCAGTTTCTCCTCATGCCGGATATAAACATCCACACGCTGGATATCCACCTCCACCAACAGGATATCCAAATCAACCGGTAGGATATCCAACTCCACCGGCAGGATATCCAAATCAACCGCCAGGATATCCACCCGCGGGATATCCGAACCAACATCCAGGGTATCCAAACCAAAATGCAGGGTATCCAAATCAACATGCAGGGTATGGACATCATCAGCCAGTTGGATATATGCATCCACCGGCATATGGGCAACCAGTATATCCTCCAGGGCCTCCACCTTCTGCGCATCCTCCTCCAGAGTCGGGAGAATTTTATAACCCCGgacctcctcctccacctcctgGCTATACTCCAGAATCTGCATCTGCTCCTCCATATCCTCCAGGTCCTCCACCGATTTCTCATCAGGAGGCTTATCCTCAACCTTCTCCTCTTAGCCGCACCGGTACCGATCCGCCCAAGTGA